The Zingiber officinale cultivar Zhangliang chromosome 9A, Zo_v1.1, whole genome shotgun sequence genome window below encodes:
- the LOC122020389 gene encoding U-box domain-containing protein 21-like, translated as MAMPWRRRSRKPKAKPAADLPPSTVPEIAISPHFRCPISLELMKDPVTASTGITYDRQSIETWLELGHATCPVTKQELRSDVLLPNVALTRMIQSWCEAHSALGVERIPTPKVPLSVAQAEEILSGLADAGCRRDAGRCGELARRVRALARESERSRRCLETSGAGRALAATFSAFSAEYFEFPELLEGVLAAMAAVGAAAVDAEAASFLAAPESLNVLVEMLRHGSLAARFNAAVAVKSLLAASSRATSELVSATEGMVEALAKLVREPISQQAMKAALAAIYYMVSEDERAAEMAVEQGIVPALVELLAEPERAMCEKALAVLDGLLCCERGREAACGHALAVPALVKRMFRVSEAATELAVSALWKLCGDCRRCSREALQVGAFQKLLLLLQIGCGEKTKERATELLKSLSGHCSGKQHIDCVDTVDFKGVIKHV; from the coding sequence ATGGCCATGCCATGGAGGAGGAGGAGCCGCAAGCCCAAGGCCAAGCCGGCCGCCGATCTGCCGCCTTCGACGGTCCCGGAGATCGCCATCTCGCCGCACTTCCGGTGCCCGATATCACTTGAACTGATGAAAGATCCGGTGACGGCGTCCACCGGCATCACCTACGACCGGCAGTCGATCGAGACGTGGCTCGAGCTGGGACACGCCACGTGCCCGGTCACCAAACAGGAGCTCCGCTCCGACGTGCTCCTCCCCAACGTCGCCCTCACCAGGATGATTCAGTCCTGGTGCGAGGCACACAGCGCCCTCGGCGTGGAGCGCATCCCCACGCCGAAGGTCCCGCTCTCCGTGGCGCAGGCGGAGGAGATCCTCTCTGGGCTCGCCGACGCCGGCTGCAGGCGCGACGCCGGGAGGTGCGGAGAGCTGGCGAGGAGGGTGAGGGCCCTCGCGCGGGAGAGCGAGCGGAGCCGGCGGTGCCTCGAGACCAGCGGCGCGGGAAGGGCTTTGGCGGCAACTTTTTCGGCGTTTTCGGCGGAGTATTTTGAATTCCCAGAGCTTTTGGAGGGAGTGTTAGCGGCAATGGCGGCGGTGGGCGCGGCGGCGGTGGACGCGGAGGCGGCTTCGTTTCTCGCGGCGCCGGAGTCCTTGAACGTCCTCGTGGAGATGCTGAGGCACGGCAGCCTGGCCGCGCGCTTCAATGCGGCGGTCGCGGTGAAGTCTCTGCTGGCCGCGTCGAGCAGGGCGACTTCGGAACTGGTGTCGGCGACCGAGGGGATGGTGGAGGCGCTGGCAAAACTCGTGCGGGAGCCGATCTCGCAGCAGGCGATGAAGGCGGCGCTGGCGGCGATCTACTACATGGTGAGCGAGGACGAGAGGGCGGCGGAGATGGCGGTGGAGCAGGGAATAGTGCCGGCGCTGGTGGAGTTGCTGGCCGAGCCGGAGAGGGCGATGTGCGAGAAGGCGCTCGCCGTGCTGGACGGGTTGCTGTGCTGCGAGCGAGGCAGGGAGGCGGCGTGCGGGCACGCGCTGGCGGTGCCGGCCCTAGTTAAGAGGATGTTCCGGGTGTCGGAGGCGGCGACGGAGCTGGCGGTGTCGGCGCTGTGGAAACTGTGCGGGGATTGCCGGAGGTGCTCGAGGGAGGCGCTGCAAGTGGGGGCGTTCCAgaagctgctgctgctgctgcagatCGG